The sequence below is a genomic window from Bradyrhizobium septentrionale.
ACTCACGATCAGTCCGGAAGCCCAGCTTCGCGAAGACCCTTGGCAAAAAGGGCACCATCCTCCACGCGGCGAAATGGTGCCAGATCTTCCAGATTGGAGATGCGCAAATCGGGATTGCATTCGCGTGCACGCGCGATGCTCTTCTGTGCCAGTTCGAGGCGTCCGGTTAGCGCATTGCTTGCTGCGAAGACGCAGATTGCCAGCAGGAAATCCGGATTGTCGCGCAATGCCTTTTCGGCCCCTGACGACGCCAGATCATAGCGGCCCGAGAGAAAATGAGCATACGACATGGCTCCGTGCATTGCGTACATAGACGGATCGAGCGGGCTCAGGCGCATGGCACGCGCAGCGTAGTCAAGTGCGAGGTCGGGCTCACCTCTAAAAGCTCTCACCCAGGCACCAAGATTCCAAGCGTGCGCCAGGTTCGGATTGATCGCCAGTCCGCGATCCACGAAAGCAATCGCATCATCGAACTCATGGGCGATGAAGGCGAGGACATATGCACCCATGCACATCGCTGCCGGGTCATCTGCTCCCAGATGCACTGCTTTCCAGCCTAGTCTTGTAGCTTCGGCACTTTCCTGCGCACGATCGATCATCCAGCGACGGGCTTTGCGCTGGATATAGCACCATCCGGCCATGCCATAGGCGCACGCCAGACCGGGGTCGAGTTCGATCGCCTTGCAAAAGAGCTGGAGTGCTTCGCTGTTCGCTTCCCTGGTCCACCGGCGAACGCTCGCCAACCCACGCAGGTAATAGTCGTATGCATCCAGGTTCTCGGTCGGCTTGCGCCTGGCTCGCCTGATTTCCTCGCGCTGCAGCATGGGCGCGATTGCACCCACGACGGTAGAGGTCACCTGGTCCTGCAGATCGAAGATATCTTCGAGCCCACCATCAAAGCGGTCAGCCCAGAGATGCGCACCGGTTTCGGCATCGATCAGCTGACCGGCGATGCGAATGCGATTTCCGGCCTTGCGCACGCTACCTTCGAGGACATAGCGCACCGCGAGTTCGCGGCCGACCTGCTTGATGTCCACGGGCCGGCCCTTGTAGGTGAAACTCGAATTGCGCGCGATCACGAGCAGC
It includes:
- a CDS encoding winged helix-turn-helix domain-containing tetratricopeptide repeat protein, giving the protein MRYLFEEYALDTDRRELHRGAEVVSVTPQAFDLLDFLIRNRERVVSKDDVIEAIWNGRSVSDAALTTRLNVARSAIGDSGEQQRLIKTLPRKGFRFVGAVREDLGPASAATADAELELPKPTVALPDKPSIAVLPFQNLSADPEQEYFADGVVEDITMALSRFRWLLVIARNSSFTYKGRPVDIKQVGRELAVRYVLEGSVRKAGNRIRIAGQLIDAETGAHLWADRFDGGLEDIFDLQDQVTSTVVGAIAPMLQREEIRRARRKPTENLDAYDYYLRGLASVRRWTREANSEALQLFCKAIELDPGLACAYGMAGWCYIQRKARRWMIDRAQESAEATRLGWKAVHLGADDPAAMCMGAYVLAFIAHEFDDAIAFVDRGLAINPNLAHAWNLGAWVRAFRGEPDLALDYAARAMRLSPLDPSMYAMHGAMSYAHFLSGRYDLASSGAEKALRDNPDFLLAICVFAASNALTGRLELAQKSIARARECNPDLRISNLEDLAPFRRVEDGALFAKGLREAGLPD